Proteins found in one Gordonia sp. PDNC005 genomic segment:
- a CDS encoding glutaminase has product MRSPIPDYLAEALRSVEADQSGATADYIPELANADPDRLAVAFCTEDGRRYSQGDCDVSFSIQSISKPFVYALALADRGFDEVLDSIGVEPSGDAFNEISLEPGSGRPLNPMINAGAIAAHTLAGPAGVAPHDRIDRIVDGLSAFAGRRLDVDEAVFASEIGTAYRNRALANMLRANGIIAEDPLVAVTGYTRQCSLAVTVDDLALMAATLANRGVNPVTGAPVVPPAVVRQTLSVMATCGMYDAAGDWMTRVGIPAKSGVAGGLIGALPGQAGIATFSPRLDRHGNSVRGVELFRRFTSDMGMHLMEVPPAGPSVVRGRRVFGKGSHAVVVVSLQGDIRFAGAERILREFEDEPPTQKRIAISLVRVSTVGDVGRRMLLEAVRRLTMDGHDVYLIDPDRVLPDPDPGDGGRVTVVGRREDLLPRGTQD; this is encoded by the coding sequence GTGCGCTCGCCGATCCCGGACTACCTCGCCGAAGCCCTCCGATCCGTGGAGGCCGACCAGTCGGGCGCCACGGCCGACTACATCCCGGAGCTGGCGAACGCCGATCCGGACCGGCTCGCGGTCGCGTTCTGCACCGAAGACGGTCGGCGGTACTCGCAGGGAGACTGCGACGTCTCGTTCAGCATCCAGTCGATCTCCAAACCCTTCGTCTACGCGTTGGCCCTCGCCGATCGCGGTTTCGACGAGGTCCTCGACTCGATCGGTGTGGAACCCAGCGGCGACGCGTTCAACGAGATCTCTCTGGAGCCGGGGAGCGGCAGGCCTCTCAACCCGATGATCAACGCGGGCGCGATCGCGGCCCACACTCTCGCCGGACCGGCAGGCGTCGCACCACACGACAGGATCGATCGGATCGTCGACGGTCTGAGCGCGTTCGCCGGTCGCAGGCTCGACGTGGACGAGGCCGTTTTCGCGTCGGAGATCGGCACTGCGTACCGCAATCGTGCGTTGGCGAACATGCTCCGCGCGAACGGAATCATCGCGGAGGACCCGCTGGTGGCGGTGACGGGATACACCCGACAGTGCTCGCTCGCGGTCACCGTCGACGACCTCGCGCTGATGGCGGCGACACTCGCCAATCGAGGCGTGAATCCGGTAACCGGGGCGCCGGTGGTGCCGCCTGCGGTAGTGCGCCAGACGCTCAGTGTGATGGCGACCTGTGGAATGTACGACGCGGCCGGCGATTGGATGACACGGGTCGGGATCCCCGCGAAGAGCGGAGTCGCAGGTGGGCTCATCGGCGCACTCCCGGGGCAGGCCGGCATCGCGACCTTCTCGCCGAGACTGGACCGGCACGGGAACAGCGTGCGCGGCGTCGAACTGTTCCGGCGGTTCACCTCGGACATGGGCATGCACCTCATGGAGGTTCCTCCCGCAGGCCCGTCGGTGGTCCGTGGACGACGTGTGTTCGGCAAGGGTTCACATGCCGTCGTCGTGGTGTCGCTGCAGGGCGACATCCGCTTCGCCGGCGCCGAACGAATTCTCCGCGAGTTCGAAGACGAGCCACCGACGCAGAAACGAATCGCGATCAGCCTGGTTCGCGTCAGCACCGTCGGTGACGTGGGGAGGCGCATGCTTCTCGAAGCCGTACGGCGTCTCACCATGGACGGCCACGACGTGTATCTGATCGACCCCGACCGAGTTCTTCCAGATCCAGACCCGGGAGACGGCGGTCGCGTGACCGTCGTCGGACGCCGAGAGGATCTCCTTCCGCGCGGAACGCAGGACTAG
- a CDS encoding CPBP family intramembrane glutamic endopeptidase codes for MTTGGDRPYPGRNLTYLGFAAIVVVYLLLLQAGGLLIGNAAGEDSMDTTRGVVFTTLIPIGLALVFTYGVIAGLGWTRSVFVDDKPVNRWVWAVPVILGIAILLGIDYGALADKGLVFTLVLLIATQFVGWGEEGMFRGIGVTVLRRHGLTEGRVALWSSLIFGVVHLSNIVGHGASAIPQAIIVGLAGYFFYLTRRVSGSNAVNSVLHGLFDFALLSGSLASTAYVGTFAPILAYPVLAVLLLVRRNAIETSR; via the coding sequence ATGACGACAGGCGGCGATCGGCCGTATCCCGGACGGAATCTCACCTACCTCGGTTTCGCGGCGATCGTGGTGGTCTATCTACTGCTCCTGCAAGCGGGTGGCCTGCTCATCGGCAATGCCGCAGGCGAGGACTCGATGGACACCACTCGCGGAGTGGTGTTCACAACACTGATCCCGATCGGCCTGGCGCTCGTCTTCACCTATGGAGTCATCGCCGGCCTGGGATGGACTCGCTCGGTATTCGTCGACGACAAACCTGTGAATCGATGGGTGTGGGCGGTTCCGGTGATACTCGGGATCGCGATCCTCCTCGGCATCGACTACGGTGCTCTGGCCGACAAGGGGCTGGTGTTCACGCTGGTGCTGCTGATCGCGACGCAGTTCGTCGGCTGGGGCGAGGAAGGCATGTTCCGAGGCATCGGAGTCACAGTCTTACGTCGGCACGGACTCACGGAAGGCCGCGTCGCACTCTGGTCGAGCCTGATCTTCGGAGTCGTCCACCTGAGCAACATCGTCGGCCACGGGGCATCGGCGATTCCGCAGGCGATCATCGTCGGCCTCGCAGGCTACTTCTTCTACCTGACCCGACGGGTCTCGGGCAGCAACGCGGTGAACTCGGTCCTGCATGGACTCTTCGACTTCGCCCTGCTCAGTGGCAGTCTGGCTAGCACAGCGTACGTCGGGACGTTCGCGCCGATACTCGCTTATCCAGTTCTGGCGGTGCTCCTGTTGGTGCGCCGGAACGCCATCGAGACCAGCCGCTGA
- a CDS encoding gamma-glutamyl-gamma-aminobutyrate hydrolase family protein (Members of this family of hydrolases with an active site Cys residue belong to MEROPS family C26.), with product MSERHSPVIGIVGVPTRCRWGGVWDRGVVMVPDTYLRAVTSAGGLAMLFTPSGVLLDAVSRVIEMVDGVVLVGGGDLDPACYVGADDGRTGPTDPLRDEVEIAVARACIETGVPLLGICRGLEVLNVACGGDLIQHVPDVTGTSTHLATSGVFERHPVHLDGGSRAAALAGAEDIVVDSHHHQAVGRLGVGLRVTGRAPDGIVEAVEAVTAGGAYAVGVQWHPEEDPQSTVVSRFVEVVASRRD from the coding sequence ATGTCTGAACGTCATTCTCCAGTCATCGGAATCGTCGGTGTCCCGACTCGATGCCGGTGGGGAGGCGTGTGGGACCGAGGGGTCGTCATGGTGCCGGACACCTACCTCCGCGCTGTCACATCAGCGGGCGGGCTCGCCATGCTCTTCACCCCGAGCGGTGTGCTGCTCGACGCGGTCTCGCGTGTGATCGAGATGGTCGACGGTGTTGTTCTCGTCGGCGGCGGGGACCTGGACCCGGCCTGTTACGTCGGCGCCGACGACGGTCGGACCGGACCGACGGACCCACTTCGTGATGAGGTGGAGATCGCGGTGGCTCGTGCCTGCATCGAGACCGGTGTACCGCTGCTCGGCATCTGCCGAGGGCTGGAAGTGCTCAACGTCGCCTGCGGCGGCGACCTGATCCAGCACGTCCCCGATGTGACCGGCACGTCGACTCACTTGGCGACCTCCGGAGTGTTCGAAAGGCACCCGGTGCACCTCGACGGGGGATCGCGGGCTGCCGCGCTCGCCGGAGCCGAGGACATCGTCGTCGACTCGCACCACCATCAAGCGGTGGGCCGACTGGGTGTGGGCCTGCGCGTCACCGGGCGTGCCCCGGACGGCATCGTGGAAGCCGTGGAAGCGGTGACGGCCGGCGGAGCGTACGCAGTGGGAGTCCAATGGCACCCGGAGGAGGACCCGCAGTCGACCGTTGTCTCGAGATTCGTCGAGGTGGTCGCGTCGCGACGGGACTGA
- a CDS encoding CoA-acylating methylmalonate-semialdehyde dehydrogenase, with protein MTLTDITTQTIDHWIAGTTYVGASGAYAPVTNPATGAVTGQVALADVADTQAGINAAREAFPSWRDTSLAKRTGVMFAFREILNARKDELAAILTAEHGKVHSDALGEIARGQEVVEFACGMNHLLKGEASENVSSMVDVSSIRQPLGPVAVISPFNFPAMVPMWFFPIAIMAGNTVVLKPSEKDPSSALWIARALAEAGLPDGVFNVVNGDKTAVDELLSNPAIKAVSFVGSTPIAEYVFRTGTANGKRVQALGGAKNHAIVLPDADLDITADAMVNAGFGSAGERCMAVSALVAVGDIADELVAKIAERTRTLVTGDGTGGADMGPLITRAHRDKVAGYIEAGESAGATVVVDGRYVTATEGSSGDVTDGFWVGPTLLDHVTPDMSVYTDEIFGPVLSVIRVDTYEEGLELISNCQYGNGTAIFTQDGGAARRFQNEVEVGMVGVNVPIPVPSAHFSFGGWKASLFGDTHAYGPEGVHFFTRGKVVTTRWQDPANRGINLGFPQNI; from the coding sequence ATGACCCTCACTGACATCACCACCCAGACCATCGATCACTGGATCGCCGGCACTACGTACGTCGGAGCGTCCGGCGCCTACGCCCCGGTCACCAACCCGGCGACCGGCGCCGTGACCGGGCAGGTCGCTCTCGCCGATGTCGCCGACACGCAGGCGGGCATCAACGCGGCGCGAGAGGCCTTCCCCTCATGGCGCGACACGTCCCTCGCGAAGCGCACCGGTGTCATGTTCGCGTTCCGCGAGATCTTGAACGCCCGCAAGGACGAGCTCGCCGCGATCCTGACCGCGGAACACGGCAAGGTGCACTCCGATGCTCTCGGCGAGATCGCGCGTGGCCAGGAAGTGGTCGAGTTCGCCTGCGGGATGAATCACCTGCTGAAGGGCGAGGCCAGTGAGAACGTCTCCAGCATGGTCGACGTCTCGTCGATCCGGCAGCCGCTCGGCCCGGTGGCGGTGATCTCCCCGTTCAACTTCCCGGCGATGGTCCCGATGTGGTTCTTTCCGATCGCCATCATGGCCGGCAACACCGTGGTTCTGAAGCCGAGTGAGAAGGACCCGTCGTCCGCACTCTGGATCGCGAGAGCACTCGCCGAGGCCGGCCTGCCCGACGGCGTCTTCAACGTCGTCAACGGTGACAAGACCGCCGTCGACGAACTGCTGTCGAACCCGGCGATCAAGGCGGTGTCGTTCGTCGGCTCGACCCCGATCGCGGAGTACGTCTTCCGGACCGGCACGGCCAACGGCAAGCGAGTCCAAGCACTCGGAGGCGCCAAGAACCACGCGATCGTGCTTCCCGACGCCGACCTCGACATCACCGCAGACGCGATGGTGAACGCCGGATTCGGATCGGCTGGTGAACGCTGCATGGCGGTGTCCGCTCTCGTTGCAGTCGGCGACATCGCCGACGAGTTGGTCGCGAAGATCGCCGAACGAACCCGCACACTCGTCACCGGCGACGGCACCGGCGGCGCCGACATGGGCCCCCTCATCACCCGCGCCCACCGGGACAAGGTCGCGGGCTACATCGAGGCCGGAGAGTCGGCCGGTGCGACGGTGGTCGTCGACGGCCGCTACGTGACCGCGACCGAGGGTTCGAGCGGCGACGTTACCGACGGCTTCTGGGTCGGCCCCACCCTGCTCGACCACGTGACACCCGACATGAGCGTGTACACCGACGAGATCTTCGGACCGGTGCTCTCGGTGATCCGCGTCGACACCTACGAAGAAGGCCTCGAACTGATCTCGAACTGCCAGTACGGCAACGGCACCGCGATCTTCACACAGGACGGCGGAGCCGCCCGCCGATTCCAGAACGAGGTCGAGGTCGGCATGGTGGGCGTCAACGTGCCCATCCCCGTTCCGAGCGCGCACTTCTCGTTCGGCGGATGGAAGGCCTCACTCTTCGGCGACACCCACGCCTACGGCCCCGAAGGCGTTCACTTCTTCACCCGAGGCAAGGTCGTGACCACTCGCTGGCAGGACCCGGCCAACCGCGGTATCAATCTCGGCTTCCCACAGAACATCTGA
- a CDS encoding LysR family transcriptional regulator, translating into MTSGTGSSPDRRLPLDYLRTVVAVYRTGSFSAASRRLCISQPTVTNHIRLVEEHFGQPLFVRTAAGVSPTPTGHEIVVQTVHHIDSVERVIRGSGASDLSGRPVTLGGPREYVSLHVLPALSRVRVGLPRIDVALGESADLMSRLEGGELDLVITTVRPRGADITSWPLADEEFWLVGAPEFGLAGAPFSRIDAAPLIAYNRELAIVRRYWNTVFESEPRFDPVMTIPDLTSIRAAAVAGLGITVLPSYLVADDVSAGRLVRIDEVAEPPINTIFLAASSALIAARPRVAMLAQMLAHEVKR; encoded by the coding sequence GTGACATCGGGTACTGGATCGAGCCCCGACCGACGGTTGCCGCTCGACTACCTCCGCACAGTGGTCGCGGTGTACCGGACCGGATCGTTCAGTGCGGCATCGCGTCGGCTGTGCATCTCCCAGCCGACCGTCACCAACCACATACGGTTGGTCGAGGAGCACTTCGGGCAACCGTTGTTCGTGCGAACGGCGGCCGGAGTGTCGCCGACGCCGACCGGGCACGAGATCGTTGTGCAGACCGTGCATCACATCGACAGCGTCGAGCGAGTGATTCGCGGCTCCGGGGCGAGCGATCTGTCGGGTCGGCCTGTGACGCTCGGCGGACCTCGCGAGTACGTTTCGCTTCACGTCTTGCCTGCATTGTCGAGGGTTCGAGTCGGACTGCCCCGGATAGACGTCGCACTCGGTGAGTCGGCGGATCTCATGTCGAGGCTGGAGGGCGGTGAGCTCGACCTCGTGATCACAACCGTCCGTCCGAGGGGCGCCGACATCACCTCATGGCCGTTGGCCGACGAGGAGTTCTGGCTGGTGGGCGCCCCCGAGTTCGGACTAGCCGGAGCTCCGTTCTCGCGGATCGACGCTGCACCGCTCATCGCCTACAACCGAGAGCTGGCGATCGTCCGGCGCTACTGGAACACCGTCTTCGAGTCGGAACCACGATTCGACCCCGTCATGACCATTCCCGATTTGACGTCGATCCGGGCCGCGGCCGTGGCGGGCCTCGGGATCACCGTCCTCCCGAGCTACCTCGTCGCCGATGACGTGAGCGCGGGCCGATTGGTGCGGATCGACGAAGTGGCAGAACCGCCGATCAACACGATCTTTCTTGCAGCGTCGAGCGCACTGATCGCGGCGCGTCCGCGGGTGGCGATGTTGGCACAGATGCTTGCGCATGAGGTGAAGCGATGA
- a CDS encoding aspartate aminotransferase family protein, with amino-acid sequence MTALPGGVDLEVAVAEGARAYELDRAHVFHSWSAQGSLAPMTVIAAEGSHVWDGEGTKLLDFSSQLVNTNIGHQHPRVVAAISEQAAKLCTIAPQHVNAARSEAARLIAERTPGDLNRIFFTNGGADAVEHAVRMARLHTGKHKVLARYRGYHGGTELAVNLTGDPRRFPSDRGAHGVVHFNGPFLYRSVFHSDSEEQECDRALEELRRVIELEGPSTIAAIILESIPGTAGIMIPPPGYLAGVRDLCTEFGIVMIADEVMAGFGRSGKWFSIEHGTTAAGPVVPDLMTFAKGVNSGYVPVGGVAINDKIAATFSDRVYPGGLTYSGHPLATASIVATINAMEDEDMVGNAARIGADVIGPTLARMQATHPSIGEIRGAGVFWAIELVRDHETREPLAPYGGSSPAMAETVAACRKGGLLPFANFNRIHVVPPCNISVADAREGLRILNDALFVADAHTA; translated from the coding sequence ATGACTGCACTTCCGGGCGGTGTCGATCTCGAGGTCGCCGTCGCAGAAGGCGCGCGGGCGTACGAGCTCGATCGCGCACACGTGTTCCATTCCTGGTCCGCACAGGGGTCCCTCGCCCCGATGACGGTGATCGCCGCCGAAGGATCACACGTCTGGGACGGCGAAGGAACCAAGCTCCTCGATTTCTCGTCCCAGCTGGTCAACACCAACATCGGCCATCAACATCCCCGGGTCGTCGCCGCGATCTCGGAACAGGCTGCGAAGCTGTGCACAATCGCGCCGCAGCACGTCAACGCCGCCCGCAGCGAAGCCGCTCGACTCATCGCCGAGCGCACACCCGGCGACTTGAATCGCATCTTCTTCACCAACGGCGGCGCCGACGCCGTCGAGCACGCGGTTCGCATGGCTCGCCTGCACACCGGCAAGCACAAGGTCCTGGCACGGTACCGCGGCTACCACGGCGGAACCGAGTTGGCCGTCAATCTGACGGGCGACCCTCGTCGGTTCCCGAGCGACCGGGGCGCGCACGGTGTGGTCCATTTCAACGGCCCGTTTCTGTACCGATCCGTGTTCCATTCCGACTCGGAGGAGCAGGAGTGCGACCGTGCACTGGAAGAGTTGCGCAGGGTGATCGAGCTCGAAGGCCCGAGCACCATCGCAGCGATCATTCTGGAATCGATTCCCGGTACCGCAGGGATCATGATCCCGCCGCCGGGGTACCTCGCCGGGGTTCGTGACCTCTGCACGGAATTCGGCATCGTCATGATCGCCGACGAGGTGATGGCCGGGTTCGGGCGCAGCGGGAAGTGGTTCTCGATCGAGCACGGCACCACCGCGGCGGGACCCGTCGTTCCCGATCTGATGACGTTCGCGAAGGGGGTCAACTCCGGATACGTTCCGGTCGGCGGTGTCGCGATCAACGACAAGATCGCCGCGACGTTCTCTGACCGTGTGTACCCGGGTGGCCTCACCTACTCGGGCCATCCGCTCGCGACCGCATCAATCGTCGCCACCATCAACGCGATGGAGGACGAAGACATGGTCGGCAATGCGGCCCGCATCGGCGCCGATGTCATCGGACCGACCCTCGCGCGGATGCAGGCCACGCACCCCTCGATCGGCGAGATCCGCGGTGCCGGAGTGTTCTGGGCGATCGAACTGGTGAGGGATCACGAGACCCGCGAACCGCTCGCACCGTACGGCGGCTCGAGTCCCGCGATGGCGGAGACTGTCGCCGCGTGCCGCAAGGGCGGGCTCCTGCCGTTCGCCAACTTCAATCGCATCCATGTGGTTCCGCCGTGCAACATCAGCGTCGCCGACGCCCGGGAGGGATTGCGAATCCTGAACGATGCACTGTTCGTGGCCGACGCGCACACCGCGTAG
- a CDS encoding LLM class flavin-dependent oxidoreductase — MSIEFGLDTFGGVTIDDDGRPVDHPTVIRDLVEDGVVADQAGLDFFGVGEHHRPDFAVSSPEMVLAAIAARTSRIRLGSAVTVLSSDDPVRVFERFATLDAVSNGRAEIVAGRGSFIESFPLFGYDLADYDVLFDEKLDLLSRLLREKPVTWEGTTRTALTDQRVYPTTANGIPTWVGVGGTPESVVRTAQYGFNLFLAIIGGPPDRFAAYIDLFDRAQDQYGTPRAKVAVHSPGLVADTDDQARELAYDGWFAMRTTMGRERGWPPPTPSDFENEIVDGSLYLGSPETVATKIARTLSVLKVDRFDLKYDQPVPHSVQRRSIELYGDQVIPLVKDMLG, encoded by the coding sequence GTGAGCATCGAATTCGGACTCGACACGTTCGGCGGGGTGACGATCGACGACGACGGCCGACCCGTCGATCACCCCACCGTGATCCGCGACCTCGTCGAGGACGGTGTTGTCGCTGATCAGGCAGGCCTCGACTTCTTCGGGGTCGGCGAGCACCACCGCCCCGATTTCGCGGTGTCGAGCCCCGAGATGGTCCTGGCCGCGATCGCGGCGCGCACCTCGCGCATCAGGTTGGGATCGGCGGTCACCGTACTCAGCTCCGACGACCCGGTCCGCGTGTTCGAGCGTTTCGCGACGTTGGACGCCGTCTCGAACGGTCGTGCCGAGATCGTCGCCGGACGCGGGTCGTTCATCGAGTCGTTCCCGCTGTTCGGCTACGACCTCGCCGACTACGACGTCCTGTTCGACGAGAAGCTCGATCTGCTGTCGCGCCTTCTGCGGGAGAAGCCCGTCACCTGGGAGGGCACCACGCGGACGGCCCTGACCGACCAGCGCGTGTACCCGACGACCGCGAACGGCATCCCGACCTGGGTCGGCGTCGGCGGGACTCCAGAGTCGGTGGTGCGGACCGCGCAGTACGGGTTCAACCTGTTCCTGGCGATCATCGGCGGACCTCCCGATCGCTTCGCCGCCTACATCGATCTGTTCGACCGCGCGCAGGACCAGTACGGCACGCCGCGGGCAAAGGTCGCCGTGCACTCGCCGGGTCTGGTCGCCGACACCGACGATCAGGCTCGCGAGCTCGCTTACGACGGCTGGTTCGCGATGCGCACCACGATGGGACGCGAGCGCGGTTGGCCCCCGCCGACGCCGTCGGACTTCGAGAACGAGATCGTCGACGGCTCGTTGTACCTCGGCTCCCCGGAGACCGTCGCGACGAAGATCGCCCGCACATTGTCGGTGTTGAAGGTCGATCGATTTGATCTCAAGTACGACCAGCCGGTCCCGCACAGCGTCCAGCGTCGTTCCATCGAGTTGTACGGCGACCAGGTGATCCCGCTGGTCAAGGACATGCTGGGCTGA
- a CDS encoding GGDEF domain-containing protein, whose product MLDSTTLWAAIAAAAVVIGVLQVLQYLLQRDEVSMLLWGSAKLIGAVGAGLMAARGSIPDFVSVVIANALIVLAVTSNAAGMISFDGRRLPRWAIAAPPSVMTIGYLATPDIYTDIAAQTHLNGVCVIVTLSAAALHAHRANRIDRLVWRAGLAVALWLWVATMAARMTASVWTPAATDPQGSSGVQSVTALMLMILVVMTGVLEMLASRERVDHRLADAAVHDAHTGTLNRAGLQRRLAEFTGTGADAAVMLMDLDDFKAVNDAFGHPVGDDVLEAFVTIVRRRLRPGDVLARYGGDEFCALLPGAATAEVTGIAEAIRAEFTRTHDGVSTAVRCSVSIGAATDVPIGQVPFDDAVAVADASLYAAKKSGREEIRTFIASPHAQASVPTSPPADAPRSVRSTLQERSC is encoded by the coding sequence ATGCTCGACTCGACGACACTGTGGGCCGCGATTGCGGCGGCCGCCGTCGTGATCGGCGTCCTGCAGGTGCTGCAGTATCTGCTGCAGCGGGATGAGGTGTCGATGCTGCTGTGGGGCTCGGCCAAGCTCATCGGAGCGGTGGGCGCCGGCCTGATGGCTGCGCGGGGGTCGATTCCGGACTTCGTGTCGGTCGTGATCGCCAACGCGCTCATCGTTCTGGCCGTCACCTCGAACGCCGCGGGAATGATCAGCTTCGACGGTCGGCGACTCCCGCGGTGGGCCATCGCCGCACCACCCTCAGTCATGACGATCGGGTATCTGGCAACACCGGACATCTACACCGACATCGCAGCTCAGACTCATCTCAACGGAGTGTGCGTGATCGTGACGCTGAGCGCCGCGGCCCTCCACGCACACCGCGCGAATCGGATCGACCGCCTCGTGTGGCGGGCCGGTCTGGCCGTCGCGCTGTGGCTGTGGGTCGCGACGATGGCGGCTCGAATGACGGCGTCGGTATGGACACCAGCCGCCACAGACCCGCAGGGCAGCAGCGGCGTCCAGTCCGTGACCGCGCTGATGTTGATGATTCTGGTTGTGATGACAGGTGTCCTCGAAATGCTCGCCTCCCGCGAACGTGTTGATCATCGCCTCGCTGACGCGGCCGTCCACGACGCCCATACCGGCACCCTCAACCGTGCGGGTCTTCAGCGCCGACTAGCCGAGTTCACGGGAACAGGCGCGGACGCGGCGGTCATGTTGATGGACTTGGACGACTTCAAGGCGGTGAACGACGCTTTCGGGCATCCGGTCGGCGACGATGTCCTGGAGGCTTTCGTGACCATCGTCCGGCGTCGGCTGCGGCCCGGCGACGTCCTGGCCCGATACGGGGGCGACGAGTTCTGTGCGTTGCTCCCCGGTGCTGCCACTGCGGAGGTCACCGGAATCGCCGAGGCGATCCGCGCTGAGTTCACGCGCACCCACGACGGTGTCTCGACAGCTGTCCGGTGCTCGGTCAGCATCGGCGCCGCAACAGACGTGCCGATCGGCCAGGTGCCGTTCGACGACGCTGTCGCCGTGGCCGACGCATCGCTCTACGCCGCTAAGAAGTCCGGACGCGAAGAGATCCGCACCTTCATCGCTTCACCTCATGCGCAAGCATCTGTGCCAACATCGCCACCCGCGGACGCGCCGCGATCAGTGCGCTCGACGCTGCAAGAAAGATCGTGTTGA
- a CDS encoding YdeI/OmpD-associated family protein, which produces MDLVAALAADSHALAAFDRLGRSDRYAIILQILKARTPDRRAALIAKAVADLRA; this is translated from the coding sequence GTGGATCTTGTTGCTGCGCTTGCCGCGGACTCGCACGCGCTCGCCGCGTTCGACCGGCTCGGTCGGTCGGACCGCTACGCGATCATCCTTCAGATCCTGAAGGCACGGACCCCCGATCGTCGGGCCGCTCTCATCGCCAAGGCGGTCGCCGACTTGCGAGCGTGA
- a CDS encoding PucR family transcriptional regulator, with protein sequence MALTVADILALPVVRAGDPELLVDAGLDRVVRWVHVGESPAVAELLTGGELILTTGGPLTTDPHRFCTALATSGVSGLIVELGPGLPQIPEPAIRVAAEVGFPLVALHREVRFVALTEHVHRVIVSEQFHEVEFARHAHQVFTELSMRRADAEEIVGSAAELLSTPVVLEDSAHHVLALAEHGHTAAELLTGWAGRARTDGVGLAVGADGVVFARIVAPLAEPSARVSTVLERAAQALALREMIERDRAALEQQAQHGLLDDLRSARVPDEAGASARARTLGLRVARYYVPVSVGVDIEVGSDEISTRRRKVQVHDGFRHALGLARLTAISTVTGTGLNAVIACTGSDPNAAIDKAGRLVIAEVGRVRGVRAVHVGAGPVAGRIVDAVAGLTEAEHVSAVVAAMSSGAPRVYRVADTRLRGLAAMLADDPRASAFARAELRPLLAAPDAAEMIDLLRTFLEAAGNKTEIARRLHLSRPTLYARIAELRERLGVDLDDGESRASLHAALLILDVARMSTST encoded by the coding sequence ATGGCGTTGACTGTGGCCGACATCCTCGCGCTTCCCGTGGTGCGTGCGGGCGATCCGGAGTTGCTCGTCGACGCCGGGCTCGACCGGGTGGTTCGCTGGGTGCACGTGGGAGAGTCGCCCGCCGTCGCCGAACTCTTGACCGGCGGCGAACTGATCCTCACAACCGGCGGCCCGCTGACGACGGATCCTCACCGTTTCTGCACGGCCCTCGCCACGTCCGGAGTGTCCGGGCTGATCGTGGAACTCGGCCCCGGCCTGCCGCAGATACCCGAGCCCGCGATCAGGGTGGCGGCCGAGGTCGGATTCCCCCTGGTCGCTCTCCATCGCGAGGTCCGCTTCGTCGCGCTCACCGAGCACGTGCACCGTGTGATCGTCTCCGAACAGTTCCACGAGGTCGAGTTCGCGCGGCACGCCCACCAGGTGTTCACTGAACTGTCGATGCGTCGCGCCGACGCAGAGGAGATCGTCGGCAGTGCTGCCGAACTGCTCAGCACGCCGGTCGTTTTGGAGGATTCCGCCCATCACGTGCTCGCTCTCGCCGAACACGGGCACACCGCCGCCGAACTCCTGACGGGGTGGGCCGGACGTGCGCGGACGGACGGGGTGGGGCTGGCCGTGGGAGCCGACGGTGTTGTTTTCGCGCGCATCGTCGCGCCGCTCGCCGAGCCCTCTGCGCGGGTGTCGACAGTCCTCGAGCGGGCCGCGCAAGCCCTTGCGTTGCGGGAGATGATCGAGCGCGACCGGGCAGCCTTGGAACAGCAGGCCCAGCACGGACTGCTTGACGACCTGCGTTCTGCTCGCGTCCCCGACGAAGCGGGGGCGTCGGCCCGGGCCCGGACTCTCGGTCTTCGTGTCGCCCGCTACTACGTTCCGGTGAGCGTCGGCGTCGACATCGAGGTCGGCAGTGACGAGATCAGCACCCGCCGTCGAAAAGTGCAGGTGCACGACGGCTTCCGTCATGCCCTCGGTTTGGCGAGACTGACGGCGATCAGCACGGTCACCGGCACCGGACTCAATGCTGTGATCGCGTGCACAGGTTCCGACCCGAACGCGGCCATCGACAAGGCGGGTCGGCTCGTGATCGCCGAAGTGGGACGAGTGCGTGGTGTGCGGGCGGTCCACGTCGGTGCCGGACCGGTCGCGGGGCGCATCGTTGATGCTGTCGCGGGCCTCACCGAGGCCGAACACGTGTCGGCGGTCGTCGCCGCGATGTCGTCCGGCGCACCTCGCGTGTATCGCGTCGCGGACACCCGCCTGCGCGGACTCGCCGCGATGCTGGCCGACGATCCACGGGCGAGCGCGTTCGCGCGCGCCGAACTGCGGCCGCTTCTCGCCGCTCCGGATGCCGCCGAGATGATCGACCTGCTGCGGACATTCCTGGAGGCGGCCGGAAACAAGACGGAGATCGCACGACGGCTCCACCTCTCGCGCCCGACGTTGTACGCGCGCATCGCCGAACTTCGAGAGCGGCTCGGGGTGGATCTCGACGACGGCGAATCGAGGGCGTCACTGCATGCGGCGCTGTTGATCCTCGACGTCGCGCGAATGTCGACTTCGACGTAA